A genomic region of Sander lucioperca isolate FBNREF2018 chromosome 6, SLUC_FBN_1.2, whole genome shotgun sequence contains the following coding sequences:
- the mapkapk3 gene encoding MAP kinase-activated protein kinase 3: MLQNGNGKEKPLQAPKAEAEPDSPADNPKQQLPAPAATEREDADSESTHFPMPVYPKAEIKRNAVTDDYKISSQVLGLGINGKVLQCFNKKTGEKCALKILYDSPKARREVELHWRVSGGPYIVRILSLYENMHQGKKCLLIIMECMEGGELFSRIQARGDQAFTEKEASEIMRDIGTAIEYLHNINIAHRDIKPENLLYTTKERNGVLKLTDFGFAKETTLHNPLQTPCYTPYYVAPEVLGPEKYDNSCDMWSLGVIMYILLCGFPPFYSNTGQAISPGMKRRIRMGQYEFPNPEWAEVSQEAKDLIHQLLKTDPNERMTITQFMNHPWINKSMVVPSTPLHTTRVLTEDREMWDDVKEEMTSALATMRVDYDQVKIKDLDTSSNPLLNKRRKKAAAGAKSGSTVCQSQ; this comes from the exons ATGCTCCAAAATGGAAACGGAAAGGAGAAGCCGCTGCAAGCGCCAAAGGCTGAGGCCGAGCCGGACTCCCCGGCTGACAACCCGAAACAGCAGCTGCCCGCTCCTGCTGCTACTGAGAGAGAGGACGCGGACAGCGAGTCCACACACTTCCCCATGCCCGTTTATCCCAAAGCGGAGATAAAGCGCAACGCAGTGACGGACGATTATAAGATCTCCAGTCAGGTTCTGGGTTTAGGGATCAATGGCAAAGTCCTACAGTGCTTCAACAAGAAGACTGGAGAGAAGTGCGCACTAAAG ATTCTCTACGACAGCCCTAAAGCCAGACGAGAGGTGGAGCTCCACTGGCGAGTATCAGGTGGGCCGTATATTGTTCGCATCCTCAGCCTGTATGAGAACATGCATCAGGGAAAGAAGTGCCTGCTCATCATTATGGAGTG TATGGAAGGGGGAGAGCTGTTCAGCCGAATCCAGGCCAGAGGAGACCAGGCCTTTACTGAGAAAG AGGCTTCTGAGATTATGAGGGACATCGGCACGGCCATTGAGTATCTCCACAACATTAACATcgcacacagagacatcaaG CCAGAGAACTTGCTGTACACCACTAAAGAAAGAAACGGGGTCCTCAAATTAACAGACTTTGGCTTTGCTAAGGAGACGACGCTACACAACCCTCTACAGACCCCCTGTTATACACCGTACTATGTGG CTCCTGAGGTTTTGGGACCAGAGAAATATGACAATTCTTGTGACATGTGGTCTCTGGGCGTCATCATGTACATCCT gTTGTGTGGATTTCCTCCATTTTACTCCAACACTGGCCAGGCCATTTCTCcggggatgaagaggaggatcaGGATGGGCCAGTACGAATTCCCCAACCCAGAGTGGGCTGAGGTGTCACAGGAAG CCAAAGATTTGATCCATCAGCTACTGAAGACAGACCCAAACGAGAGAATGACCATCACTCAATTTATGAACCACCCCTGGATTAAT AAGTCCATGGTGGTTCCCTCCACTCCGCTCCACACCACCCGGGTACTGACTGAAGACAGAGAGATGTGGGACGATGTGAAG GAAGAGATGACCAGTGCTTTAGCAACCATGCGCGTGGACTACGACCAGGTGAAGATCAAAGATCTTGACACTTCCAGCAACCCGCTACTCAACAAGAGACGCAAGAAGGCCGCTGCGGGGGCCAAGAGTGGGTCCACGGTCTGCCAAAGTCAGTGA